The proteins below come from a single Streptococcus hyointestinalis genomic window:
- a CDS encoding ABC transporter permease/substrate-binding protein, translating into MAALISTFTDRFWEWTTSLLEHLQISLLSLLLAMLIAIPLGIVTSNYKRLSSLILQITGIFQTIPSLALLGLFIPFMGIGTLPATVALVLYAIFPILQNTITAIRQIDPNLIEAATAFGMTRWERLKKFELALSLPVIVSGVRTSAVMIIGTATLASLVGAGGLGSFILLGIDRNNPSLILIGAISSALLALLFSLVIGLLEKAKLKTILLSLLVMIIGLGASYAPQWLPQKKQETLVVAGKMGVEPDILIHMYKLFIEDSTDIKVTTKPNFGKTSFLYEALKSGDIDIYPEFTGTITSSLLKNPPQVSNDPTAVYKAAKTGILKQDKLVLLKPMAYQNTYAIAVKKSYAKEHDLKTISDLKKVENTAKAGFTLEFNDREDGNLGLKNRYGLNLSVSTMEPSLRYQAINANEVQIIDAYSTDSELIQYNLTTLTDDKQLFPPYQGAPLMTEETRKKYPQVEKALNKLAGKISEKDMQEMNYAVAVKGKSASTVAKNYLTKHQLLSKN; encoded by the coding sequence ATGGCTGCACTCATTTCAACATTTACCGACCGCTTTTGGGAGTGGACGACGAGCCTCCTTGAGCATTTACAAATCTCACTGTTGAGTTTGCTCCTTGCCATGCTGATTGCCATTCCGCTAGGCATTGTCACAAGCAATTATAAACGCCTAAGCAGCCTTATCCTGCAAATCACAGGTATCTTTCAGACCATCCCTTCGCTTGCCTTGCTTGGACTGTTTATCCCATTTATGGGAATCGGGACACTACCTGCAACAGTCGCCCTTGTCCTCTACGCTATCTTTCCGATTTTACAAAACACCATCACCGCCATCCGACAAATTGACCCCAATCTGATTGAGGCAGCAACAGCTTTTGGGATGACACGCTGGGAGCGTCTGAAAAAGTTTGAGCTAGCGCTGAGTCTGCCTGTCATCGTCTCTGGTGTGCGCACCTCAGCTGTCATGATTATCGGAACCGCAACGCTGGCGAGTCTAGTCGGCGCAGGTGGGCTTGGCTCCTTTATCCTTCTTGGTATCGACCGCAACAACCCCTCGCTCATCCTCATCGGCGCCATCTCATCGGCTCTACTCGCTCTTTTATTTAGCCTTGTCATCGGTCTTTTGGAAAAGGCAAAGCTTAAAACCATTTTACTATCACTGCTTGTTATGATTATAGGGCTTGGGGCTTCTTATGCGCCACAGTGGCTACCGCAGAAAAAACAAGAAACACTAGTCGTCGCTGGGAAAATGGGCGTTGAGCCTGATATTCTCATTCATATGTACAAGCTCTTCATCGAGGACAGCACAGACATCAAAGTCACTACAAAACCAAACTTCGGCAAGACCTCCTTTCTCTACGAAGCGCTCAAATCAGGTGATATTGACATCTATCCAGAGTTTACAGGCACCATCACCTCAAGCCTGCTCAAAAATCCTCCTCAAGTCTCAAACGACCCTACAGCCGTCTACAAAGCAGCAAAGACAGGCATTTTAAAGCAGGACAAACTAGTGCTCCTAAAGCCTATGGCTTACCAAAACACCTATGCCATCGCTGTCAAAAAAAGCTACGCCAAAGAGCACGATCTCAAAACCATCAGCGACCTCAAAAAGGTCGAAAATACCGCAAAAGCTGGCTTTACGCTAGAGTTTAACGACCGTGAGGATGGCAATCTAGGACTCAAAAACCGCTACGGCTTAAACCTTTCGGTCTCCACTATGGAGCCCTCACTCAGATACCAAGCCATCAATGCTAATGAGGTCCAGATTATCGACGCCTACTCAACGGATAGCGAATTGATTCAATATAACCTAACCACACTAACAGACGATAAACAGCTCTTTCCACCCTACCAAGGAGCTCCGCTCATGACAGAGGAAACCCGAAAGAAATACCCACAGGTCGAAAAAGCCCTCAACAAGCTAGCAGGAAAGATTTCCGAAAAAGACATGCAAGAGATGAACTACGCTGTCGCAGTCAAGGGCAAATCTGCCTCCACCGTCGCTAAAAATTACCTGACCAAACACCAACTACTAAGCAAAAACTAA
- a CDS encoding DinB family protein, with the protein MKATQLSIDTLDRARERFLETLEEMTLDEANTMPQPLIKSVTWLIWHTSRTIDYQISNLAGLSPVWFDGHKEAFRLDLPDDTEDWKHTPQEAAKVIAPSKEVLINYLNAAITRTHNYLENLPEESLSDIIDTSWTPAVTRQVRIVSTIDDAVMHSGQAVYSKRLVLGH; encoded by the coding sequence ATGAAGGCTACACAACTATCCATTGACACGCTAGATCGTGCTAGAGAGCGCTTCTTAGAGACTTTAGAAGAGATGACACTGGATGAGGCAAACACCATGCCACAGCCCCTTATCAAGTCAGTCACTTGGCTCATCTGGCACACCAGTCGCACCATTGACTATCAAATCTCAAACTTGGCAGGTCTTTCTCCTGTCTGGTTTGACGGGCACAAAGAAGCCTTTAGACTTGATTTGCCTGATGATACAGAGGACTGGAAGCACACGCCACAAGAAGCTGCCAAAGTCATCGCACCCAGTAAAGAAGTCTTGATAAACTACCTCAACGCTGCTATCACACGTACTCACAACTATCTAGAAAATCTACCAGAAGAAAGCTTATCAGACATCATTGATACCAGCTGGACACCTGCTGTTACACGACAAGTCCGTATCGTCTCTACCATTGATGACGCCGTCATGCACTCTGGACAAGCCGTCTACAGCAAACGACTGGTTTTAGGACACTAA